The sequence ATGTAAAAGGTCTTAACTCTAATGTGAAGAGACGCCTGGCACTTACTGAGTGCAAGTCTCAGAAAGCTGACATAGTTTTTCTTCAGGAGACCCACTTTGATCACCAGGGCTCTTTCAAGTTTGCGCAATACTTATTCCCTCGTATATATTCTGCTTCCTCTGGGAGAAAGAGAGCAGGTGTTGCCATTCTCATGTCTGCTGATTGCCCTTTACAGGTGGAAGATGCTATTATTGATCCAGCTGGCAGGTATATTATACTAAAAGCCACACTCAATGGTAACCCACACGTACTGTGCAATTTATACGCTCCGAATACTGCTCAAATCCCTTTTCTTAACAAGGTGTTCTTGAAATTATCGAAGTTGCTCCCAGCTGCATTGCtagtaggaggagactttaaTCTCTCCTTCTCCGAGCGTCTAGATAGATTAACCCTTCAGAATAGACCGCCTACTAAGGATCAGTGTCGAAACTCACGTCTTTTTAGGCGTCTTATTAGAAAATTCGAATTATATGACCTCTGGAGAATTAACTACCCCACTGCAAAAACGTTTTCTTTCTTCTCACATCCACATAATACACACTCCCGTATAGATTACTTTTTTGGTAATATCCCAATTTTAAGGATGCTTGCAGATGCCGACATAGGACCAATTTCCTGGTCGGACCATGCTCCAGTGTCAATTAACATTAAAACATCAGGTTACTACCCTAGAGTATGTCATTGGCGCCTTAATGAATCCTTCCTACACCAGCTGCCGCTTAGGCAGGAGCTACGTGAGGGCCTCACAGAATACTTCACCTTAAATCAGTCCTCAGGACCCCCTATATCTATGAtatgggaagcccacaaggcAGTCTTTAGAGGCGCATGTATAGCTATGGGGTCTCGACTGAAAAAAGACCGTACTATGCAACAACACAATATCACCTCACAGCTGAAGGATTTAGAAAAGATGCTAGAGTCCCGTTGCTCGCGGCCTCTGCTTAGGCGCATTATAACCCTGCGTGCTAGATTGAAGGAATTATTGTTTtataaaactgagaaaaaattacTATATTCGCGTCAAAGATTTTATATGTGGGGAAACAAACCGCATACCCTCCTGGCTCGACAGCTTCGGGACTCTGGCACTATAAACACTCCGACTGCAATGAGGCGAGGGGATGGGGCAATAGTGTATgacccagaggtcatttccaactTATTTCAAGATTATTATAAGGCACTTTACTCTATCCCTCAACAACTCCCATCTGACCCAAGGCGCAGTAGACTCTTCCTGGATTCCTTTCTTTCTAAGTGTGATCTTCCTCAGTTGTCAGGAGAAGCTCTTGCCTCATTAAACGCTCCCATTACTGTGGAGGAACTACAGGAAGTACTGAAACAGCTGCCCAATAATAAAGCCCCTGGGCCAGATGGTCTACCATACATCTATTACGCAACATTTTCTGATATTCTTTTGCCACATATGACGCTGTTGTTCAACTCTTTCCTACAAGGGTCACCAATACCCACTTCAATGTCACACTCATATATAACTTTAATACCTAAACCGGGTAAAGATCCCCTAGaatgtggaaattataggcccATTGCACTTCTTAATTCGGATCTGAAGATTTTCACGAAAACTCTGGCTAACCGACTTTCAGACTGGCTACCCCAACTGATCCATAAAGATCAAGTGGGCTTTGTTCGAGACCGACAGGGCGGAGATAATACAAGGCGCACCATTGATTTAATTGATATCACAAATAAGCGCAGAGACTCGGCGTTGTTGCTAAGTCTTGACGCagagaaagcgtttgatcgcttagGGTGGCCTTTTATGTTCTCTACCATGGAGGCTTTCGGTCTGAAAGGCCCTTTCCTTACAGCCCTCCATGTTTTATATGCCCAACCTACAGCGATAGTGAAAATGAAGCATGCTCATtctttgccttttcctataaaaaatggtacGCGACAGGGATGTCCACTGTCCCCCCTGCTCTTCGTTCTATGCATAGAACCCCTAGCGGCGGCCATTAGGTCTCATCCTGATATTCATGGGATTAAAGTGAATGCAGTAGAATTCAAACTTTCACTATTCGCAGATGATATCCTGCTAACATTAACTGACTTGCATATTTCGCTTCCCAACCTCTTTAAATTACTAGAGACTTATGGTAGATTGTCCGGTTATAAAATTAATACCACAAAAACTGAGGCTCTCCCTCTTAACCTAGCCCCTGATATTTTGACCACCTTAAAATCCAGCTTTAATTTTCATTGGACGGGAACGTCCTTGAGGTATTTGGGGGGTCAACTTAACCCCTACTTATTCCTCGTTGTACGCTCAAAATTTTCCATCTATGTTCCGAGAACTCAAGGCCTTACTGATTAAATGGATGCCTTTTCCCATTTCCCTCTTGGGCCGTATAGCATCAGTTAAGATGAATATTTTGCCTAAATTACTGTATTTGTTTGAAACTCTCCcaattcctgtccctgagaaggagcTGCGTGATTTTCAGTCATCCATATTCAGGTTCATCTGGAATGGAAAGAGGCATCGCATAGCTTGCTCAATTTTAATGTCACCCAAAACTCAAGGTGGATTAGCAGttccaaatattaaaaaatattactggGCTACACACCTTAGAAGACTGCCAGCCTGGTCCAATATGTACGCGTACTCCAGATGGATGGAAATAGAGAAGTTGTGGATAGCCCCTGTACATCCGAACTCACTCATTTGGTACTCCCTACAACCCTCACTTAGACCTGAACTACTGGGCCCTATGTCTTTTACATGTAACATATGGTTGAGATGTAACAGACTGTTTTCACTTGCATCGGAAAAATCTTCTATGGTCTCCTTTCTGTATAACCCACTATTTAAGTTGGGAATGAGCACAGCTTTTCTTAAAACATGGTTTCCCAGGAAGTTGTTCAGATTTGCGGATGTTGTAAACTATAGGACTCTGGGCTTGTTCTCATTTGACGAGGTACGTTCCTTGCATCAATTACCGGAGTCTTATAGGTATCAATATGtgcagatttgccattttttttcggACCTCTTTCACTCAACGAAGGTGTCAACCCCCACGCCGTTTGAGAAACTTTGTAAATTGACTGTTACAACGAAAGGTCTCATCTCAGGCATCTATCTTATCCTATCATCCTCCTCTGTCACTCACTCCTACATGTCTAAATGGGAAGTAATTCTAGGCCATCCTATAACATATGCAGAATGGAAACCGATATGGGAACGAGCAGCGAAGTCGTCCTCATGTATCACATATAGGGAAAACACATATAAAGTGCTTATGTTTTGGTATCATACTCCACAGCTATTAAAACACTTTAGCCAAGATATCTCTGATAGATGTTGGAGGTGTATGATAGGTGAGGGGACCCACCTTCACATTTTCTGGGAATGTCCTGTGATTGTGCCCTTTTGGAGAATGGTGGAGTCTGTCTTTTTTCAACTCCTCGCAATTCGtttcccttttacaccttttttttacttattgaatatgccaaaaatgtcattaaaaaaacaatttctccTATTAGTCCTTCAGGTGTTAACGGCGGCCAGACGCCTAATTGCGAGGTTTTGGTTGAGGGCAGACGCGCCTACCCGAATGGACCTCATACATAGTGTAAGGGAAGTTAGGAAAATGGAATACTTAACTGCATGTATTACTAACTCAGTCGATAGATTTACAAAGATCTGGCAAACATGGGATGACGCTTTTGATCACTTACAATAAAAGACCTTTGATTACCagttagattattatttttccccCTTCCTCTAATTTCCCCCATGTGTCGTGTCATTGTAATTGTCTTATGTCCTTTTGTGGTTTCAGCCCTTAGTGCGTTTATTGGCCTCAGATGCAAAATGTATGTTTTGTATACTAATGTACATTTGTTGATATTGACGTTATGCAACATAATATTGTACCTGTATTGCCTCTTACGATTGTGCAATGAGACAATGTACCTGTACTATTttttcattgataaaaaaaaatcaataaaataaacaatttaaaaaaaaaaaaaaaagcctttgaaacatatgaagtgcatgtaattatttcactacatcacagaaacaactgaaacaaagatctgaaagcagtttagcagaaaactttgtgaaaactaatatttgtgtcattctcaaaacttttggccacgactgtacactagaTTGTGGAGTGGTTGACCAGtggcagcatgtacactagattgtggaGTGGTTGACCAGTGGCAGCATTTACTCTAGATTGAGGAGTGGTTGACCAGtggcagcatgtacactagattgtggaGAGGTTGACCAGTGGCAGCATGTACATTAGACTATGGAGTGCCTGACGCGAGGCAGCATTTACTCTAGATTGTGGAGTGGTTGACCAGTGGCAGCATTTTTACTGGACTGTGGAGTGGCTGACCGATGGCAGCATTTACACTGGACTGTGGAGTGGCTGAGCGATGGCAGCATTCACACTGAACTGTGGAGTGGCTGAGCGGTGGAAGCATTCACACTGGACTGTGGAATGGCTGACCAGTGGCAGCATTTACACTGGACTGTGGAGTGGCTGTCTGAATTATTTACAGAAAATGGTGTGCTCTACATTTTTCCACTACATACTATTCTACATTGAACTGAATAACACTATACAACGTGGGCGTGATTAGCCCAGAATCATTTCAgttaaaaataaacaattgtATACTCAATAAAACTAAATTTCTTATTTACCTATTATTAAACATTATTTTTTAGATTATTGTTGGttactaataaatatatatgtttctCAGCCATTTTAGCTGGAATGAAAGACCGGGTTTGTTCACCCTTCGCTGAGTTGCCTGAGGTCTGGAAGCCATCCATGATAAGGAATCCACCCAGACAGCCATCACCACACCTAAGTGACCTCCATATGTGATTATAGTGGTTGTGGATGATCACAATCACAAAAGCTGAAAGAAATACCCTCAGCTCTGTCATCCCACATTCATTTTCCTGTCATACTGTACTACTCTATGTAGAGCTCCGTGCTGTTTATTTGTATTGTAATTTTCTGTAAATCTGAACTACAGGAACTTCAggccataaaaaagaaaaaaatacacttgCATTTGGCTCTTAAGTCTAAAAATGTAGCAACATTATATAAAGAAAATAGGTCATGAAACAATAAATAACTCCATAGTAAATCAGATTATCTCCACAGtatagtgtcacggctgaggatgggggaaatcctcagccgtgtggagcccggtgatgtttcggttgcttggccatgtagacaggattagggagcaggtcacctcctaaggcatccctaacctgaccctagctcctagttacatgggccaaccttgatggtaggagggcccatgctccggaacctaaaagtccctgctggccctcaagatgaccctcacctaggagctaagtaagacaagcccactcctcctagacacggaggagcaggagtctcaacggccaagctgcaggaaaaggggagacataaacagcactatggatatggcaggtgaaccagagttccacctacctgccacagccttgctgactggatccctgtgttagcagggtgcagatcacaaacgcatccccacacagggacccagatccatagctgcacaaaatcacatataaaacatcacacataactggaagtaactaaagcacaatatggttatgacatttaaggtttatgaccacaggggtggctcttactggcaggtaataaatacatgaggctgctctcagctaagcatggctgaagcaacctgaaggcctgcaaaagcagtgaggctttataggccaagaagccacaccccacagtcggacacacccagtgatcacacacactaggaaggggattaacccttccaacaccagggaagggaaaacaccacttaaagggaacgtgcacaaaataacataaaacacagtgcacacatccacacatcacacacaaaaccgcatgcgcagcgtagcgagctgcatggcacagctcagcctgctacgctgccacatacatactgttgccagcggcaaccacaggtgaggccaataccacagccctcacctgtgattgaacaccaatgaaaaccgctgacaaccgcatgcggttcaggagtcacggtcatagccatggccgtgacactcccacccctcaaagcccccccaccaaaaaaaagacacgtgagggactcagacaaggggataggagaaggggacgtccactctcagtgccggttctaaaaaggggtcgctgtcagctgcatcctctcccggctcacactagccagtccaacgaggactgcagcccgcaccagcaacaaagagaaaagaaccactgagagatggacgaggggactctccactcacgtccccactccagtcgctgccagcagacactcctaaccagcacgcagccggaccacttacggagtgctgccagcagacgaccagagatgggaacatggagagggacgagggatccccaacacggacacggaaggtaaggtggcggggaataagccaccaaccgtgccgtaaacggagaacccccaggaacgctctccctccggagaacgcgcatgcaggccacattgatatggcactgcatgctgcaccctctttcgaaggtatgcataccgcataccagacaAACACCACGTGTTCTAAAAATCAGGgggaacgccaaacgaggcaacgatgatggcagggaaacgccactcaccgcgccgtcagaggcgaaacccccagaacgctctccctccgaagagcgcgcatgtaccccttccgcagagggcggtacatgcttcaccctctttcgagggatgcatactcccacccctcaaaacccctcccaacaaaaaaggggaaggttggtgaggcttagaaacagtgggagggggggaggggaaagacaaacaaaaggggacaccaacacggacaacggtgagctaggaatggcggggaatgccactcaccgcgccgtaaattgtgagccccataacgctctccctccggagaacgcgcatgcaccccatccgcagatagcggtgcatgctttaccctctttcgagggagcgccacgtaagaagcgactgtggtcatactgtcacggctgaggatgggggaaatcctcagccgtgtggagcccggtgatgtttcggttgcttggccatgtagacaggattagggagcaggtcacctcctaaggcatccctaacctgaccctagctcctagttacatgggccaaccttgatggtaggagggcccatgctccggaacctaaaagtccctgctggccctcaagatgaccctcacctaggagctaagtaagacaagcccactcctcctagacacggaggagcaggagtctcaacggccaagctgcaggaaaaggggagacataaacagcactatggatatggcaggtgaaccagagttccacctacctgccacagccttgctgactggatccctgtgttagcagggtgcagatcataaacgcatccccacacagggacccagatccatagctgcacaaaatcacatataaaacatcacacagacatcacacataactggaagtaactaaagcacaatatggttatgacatttaaggtttatgaccacaggggtggctcttactggcaggtaataaatacatgaggctgctctcagctaagcatggctgaagcaacctgaaggcctgcaaaagcagtgaggctttataggccaagaagccacaccccacagtcggacacacactaggaaggggattaacccttccaacaccagggaagggaaaacaccacttaaagggaacgtgcacaaaataacataaaacacagtgcacacatccacacatcacacacaaaaccgcatgcgcagcgtagcgagctgcatggcacagctcagcctgctacgctgccacatacatactgttgccagcggcaaccacaggtgaggccaataccacagccctcacctgtgattgaacaccaatgaaaaccgctgacaaccgcatgcggttcaggagtcacggtcatagccatggccgtgacatatAGATATAAAAtacaagtagagaaatttaaaaacagaaaacgttaaaaataaagcATTTCTCACTCCCACCGATTCCCACCACTGACATCACAGGTTGCTCCATTCTTCACTTCCTCTCCCAGCTCGACGTACCGGATATGCCAGAAAAGGccttctcagccaatcactgaccttagAAGTGACCCGCCttagtcagtgattggctgagagtGCCTTTTCCTGGCATTTCTGGAGCGGATACAGGAAGACGAGAGCAGTAGGGACTGAAGCAACCTTGGACAACAATGGCGGGGGATCTGCTTACCACCGCGGTCCCCGGGCGCCGTGCTCAGAAGGGATTTGTGGCCAgagcttcccattcaccgctgcagctcTGGGCTCTGTTTGTGTAGGTGCTGTGGTTCGGAGGATCCACTCCACAGTTtcatctcagccctggccacagcatgcttgctgctggttttttgcagcacttccttaagggcagaAGCGCGTCACTTTCTGGGTTTtatgagttaggtcatgtgacctcactgatCTATCCTATCCCTCATGTGCATATATAATATCCAAAATATTTCATCATTATAAGGCCCCATTTATACAACCGTAGTGCTGCCGTGCCCATGTGCCGGCTGTGtgcacccattgactttaatgagtCCGTGGTCTGCAAGATGCGGCCAAAGATAAGACATGTTCCATCTCTTGCTGCGCGGAGGTACAGACAAGGAGGTGATGCCAACTTCACACAGTCGGTGCCCGTAGTTTGTGGACCCGCAGCCCACAACACAGGCATGTCAGcactacagttgtgtgaatggggcccaaCATGTTACGCAAAAGAAATTTAGGAGGATTACAAACCACTTGGTAAAGAGACGTGACAAGGACACCGAGGGCCGCAAACACCATTCCCAAGACATTAAACCTTACGTCATAGTAAGAGTTCAGGAATACTCCTAATGTAATAGGGACCTGCAAGAAATATCAAGAAGAAACAAAATTAATTTCAAGAGACTATTTTAGAAAGTCTGGATTATCtgcctttttcttactgatgatatatctagggatgagcgaatcgacttcggatttgCATAAAaccttgtttcaatactgtacaaggagcaggagctccgtacagtattataatgtattggctTCGATGAGCCTGAAATTATTGCTTTGCTAAGTCTCGCAGTCTaaggctcctgctccgtacagtattggaacgaagttttatgcgaatctactttggatgtttcatccacagtcgattcGTTCATCCGTAGatatatcctttggataggtcatcgacATGTAATCGGAGGGGGTCCAAAATctaggactcccaccgatcagctgtttgagaagagatCCGAAGGCCAGGGACATCACAGCTATGTCACGTGATCTGGGCACGGCTCGGAccctttggcccctttcacacgggcgcaatgcgtgatgtgaacgcattgcacccacactgaatccactataaccatgttataatggaaaataaaatctacagaacaccatacccaaacccgaacgtcagtgaattactccgggttcaggtctgggtaccaacattcagttttttttatcacgcgcgtgcgaaatgcattaaaacgctttgcactcgagcGGGAAAACtgaacaaaactgactgaactcgcgcgggtttcccacaACGCATCCGGGCCTctcccgcgacgcccgtgtgaaaggggcctttcacttaaatggggctgagccaCGTCCAGGCCAGTGAAACAGTCTTGACGCCAATGGCCTGCAGGAAgccgtgagaaggccgcagcgctactgcgaGCCCtgcggccttctcaaacagctgattggcgggagtcccaggtgtcggatCCAGCCGATCGGATGCTaatgaccaaaaaaataaataaaaaaggcacagaatccctttaaaattgcCTCCTAAGactaggttaaagaggacctttcaccagtttttactttataGAAGCGATACCTCAAACTGTAGCCCGTGTTCCCTAGggaagggaggaggagacatcagcttttctcagtgggcgtctctTCTGTCTGGCCgtggcgctgtccaatcacagccagggagaaggtgagcagttttttttctcttctccctggctgtgattggacagcgccacGGCCAGACAGAagagacgcccactgagaaaagctgatgtctcctcctccctgttccgatgctattaattagcatacagggcgcgtAAACAGAACGAGGGGCACAGCGGCGAAACGGAGAAGCATATCATGAAGAAAATGAGCGATATGACATCTAGGGAAGATGGACTACAGTGTGAGGTATCGCTTAtataaagtaaaaactggtgaaaggtcctctttaaacattggTGCACCCATATAATATTTAATGATAAACAATAATGATATCAGAACAAAAGTTAGGAAACATTACAACGTCtctgcaatttattttattttaacttaATAAGAGTATATTTTGCTTGTGTATGCATATATGCTATATTAACTAACCCTAGTATTTTTTATGGTCCCCATTTACTGCTATTTTATTGTTGCGTTATCTGCCATCAATAAATGGCTTGAGACTTACATTATATAAAGCCGGGTATTTTTCATGCtggattttaacaggtctgatccTTTGAGATAAATCATCactagaggtgtctggcagccacTAACTCCCCTctcccaattaaaggggttatcccacgaaagctattatcacctatccacagaataggtgataaatgttggaTCTTTGGGGGTCCAACTACTAGCAACCCCCCAGAGGACCCCACAGTCTCCACTCTGaacaagggtacattcacacgaccgcattcTTGGTCCGTGTCCAATCTGCATTTAGTGAGGATCGCACGCAAACGCATTCATTTCTACCGGGTCAtagaaaatgtggacagcactcgtATATAACcgatgcgctgtccgcatccgtgccgCTGAGCCAcatattatagaacatgtcctattattgtctgttcaatggataaGAGTAGAATTTTTTAAAATGGGGCCCCTAAAAAGTGCGGGATGCACACAgaccacatccatatttttttcagaaatgcAATTTGCAcatcgcaaaaaaacggatttgGTCATGTGAACGCACCCTAAAGCGGCGATGTGCATGTCCATCCACCAATCTGTCTACGTTTATGGGACTGATGGAGTGCtgcatctcccagcatgcccaaccaGATCAGTGTTGGTACAGAGCTTGGTTTAGTGATTGGCATTATTGTAAATGTAATCCATAATCAGATGCAGAAATGAACAAAAATCCCACAGTGCCCCACGGTACAATGTATTGCACTATAGGAGCCAAGCGGAGTCAGATGCCAGGCACGTTACAGTCAGCGCATTCCTTTACAATCCGGTGACGATTATATACCCCCGTGGAATGGGCGCATACGTTCGGCATGGAAATATACCTCCCATTCACATCCGTATTTCTGATTGGAATCAGTTAATACAACATAAAGCACAATCTATATAGGACATCAGCCCAGCATAGCCACACTCACCAAAGTGAGCTTGATCCTGAGCGAGAACGTCTTGCCGTACCAAAGGGTCTGGATGAGGATGATGACGGGAGTGGTCATAACTTTCGCCAGTTGGTAGGTGCCTATGGTGTTGTTCTGGAGGGACAAGTTGGTGAAGACCACAAATCCACAAAAGCTAAGTGCTAGGAGCAGCACCTTAGAGGCAGGAAGGCTCTTGGGGCAGAAGACCCCAAATCTCTGACATAGATACAAGCCCAGCCAGGTGACCACGAAGTGCACAAGGGTCAGGCTCATGTTGGGGAAGCTATGATGGACATAGATCCACTTATTGATAAACACAATACAGATTGATGACAGCAAGTTTACCAGAAGGCCAGCAGCTATTCTCCAGGGGGCAGGGGCTGGCATGCTGAGAGAATTCCTGCACTAGATAGTGAGAGGATGGCACGTTACCCAGGCTGTCAGGGACGGGAGCTTGTCACATAGCGGAGCGCTAACAGCAGGCTTATAGCTGGCGCACAGCGCTCACTACCGACCCCTCCTACCAGCCAGCACAGCGGCTcaacatcggcgcatgcgcagcacTGCCACAACTGGTCTGGACACGTCACAGCGTTTCATTCACTGCGAGTAGCAGGCGGGGCTCTGGGCTCAATGGGCGTTCTGCCCAAACCTAAGATGGCGTCTGTAACATGGTAATTTACTGACAACTGTGTCTAGACTCCATGCGCCCTAAGGACCTTCTCATGTCACGTGACATGTTAACGTCAGGTGGGTTTGAGGCAGACATATCTACGTCCCATTTACAGTGGTAATAAAGATTAATAAGAACTAACCCTAATGATGGTGTTATACTGGCTAGAttaccatacctcccaacttttgaaaagaaggaagagggacagtATGTGTCGTGCGAAATTTTTCCGCATTAGGCCACACCTGTAACTCCACCCCAAAAAGCTATACACCGAATCCCAtccagtcccctaaatgcccccacataccgtagtaattattccccctttatgccaccacacagtagttatgccagcattgtttccttcacagtagctatggccagatat is a genomic window of Bufo bufo chromosome 1, aBufBuf1.1, whole genome shotgun sequence containing:
- the SLC35E3 gene encoding solute carrier family 35 member E3 codes for the protein MPAPAPWRIAAGLLVNLLSSICIVFINKWIYVHHSFPNMSLTLVHFVVTWLGLYLCQRFGVFCPKSLPASKVLLLALSFCGFVVFTNLSLQNNTIGTYQLAKVMTTPVIILIQTLWYGKTFSLRIKLTLVPITLGVFLNSYYDVRFNVLGMVFAALGVLVTSLYQVWVGAKQHELQVNSMQLLYYQAPLSSAMLLSVIPFFEPIIGEGGIFGPWSFTALVMVLLSGVIAFTVNLSIYWIIGNTSPVTYNMFGHFKFCITLLGGYMLFQDPLSLNQGAGIICTILGILAYTHFKLNEQEVSKSKLVQRP